One genomic window of Sporosarcina ureae includes the following:
- a CDS encoding TerC family protein, with product MEAILLEYAWVLLVLVVLEGLLAADNAVVMAVMVKHLPKMQQKKALFYGLIGAFVFRFAALFMITLLVNVWQIQALGAAYLLFIAIKHIYDQKKVKEHSIEPEATKGSGFWMTVLKVELADIAFAVDSMLAAVALAITLPPLGDMVIGGINGGQFSVMLAGGLVGLVIMRFAAHKFVQLLANYPQLETTAFVIVGWVGVKLTVLTLAHEKLGFLPLDFPHSTEWKLIFWGVLVAIVVIGALISIKKKRALEV from the coding sequence ATGGAAGCAATTTTATTGGAGTATGCATGGGTTTTGTTAGTATTGGTCGTGTTGGAAGGATTATTAGCTGCAGATAATGCAGTAGTTATGGCAGTTATGGTTAAACACTTGCCAAAAATGCAACAAAAGAAAGCTTTGTTCTATGGATTAATCGGAGCATTTGTATTCCGATTCGCAGCGCTTTTCATGATCACATTATTAGTGAATGTATGGCAGATCCAAGCGCTCGGGGCGGCGTACTTACTGTTTATCGCAATCAAACATATTTACGATCAGAAAAAGGTAAAAGAACATTCCATTGAACCGGAAGCGACTAAGGGTTCTGGTTTTTGGATGACCGTATTAAAAGTAGAATTAGCAGATATAGCTTTCGCGGTGGATTCAATGCTTGCTGCAGTGGCGTTGGCCATCACATTGCCTCCATTAGGAGATATGGTGATAGGTGGAATTAACGGAGGTCAGTTTAGCGTCATGTTGGCCGGTGGGTTAGTCGGACTCGTCATTATGCGATTCGCTGCTCATAAGTTCGTCCAGTTGCTAGCTAATTATCCGCAATTAGAGACAACTGCTTTCGTTATTGTCGGATGGGTAGGAGTCAAGTTGACCGTCCTTACATTAGCACATGAAAAATTAGGGTTCTTACCACTTGATTTTCCACATTCAACTGAATGGAAACTGATTTTCTGGGGAGTTTTAGTGGCCATTGTAGTAATAGGTGCTCTAATTAGTATTAAGAAAAAACGAGCACTGGAAGTATAA
- a CDS encoding choline/carnitine O-acyltransferase, whose translation MTFKFQEHLPRVPIPKLVDTKHKLLEAIEALVSEDEFKETKKIIQQFFEESGEAQILQEKLQIWQEDFAGSWLKPFWDNVYLASRDPLHTSSNFNILLDNQQYQVLTIAELAGKVSRFVAEFYHSIMDEKAAPEIIRGIPLDMSQYPNIFRSVRIPKVHRDRHYVAEYSKVENHISLLTNGNIYSIPVTNQRGMIYSSEALSNVIEEILSLNELKGNNVGIFTTAIRNKSADIYRQLSVTKVNAESLQSIANSLVVLSIDKESANSDEAIQNLLLSGKNKYFDKTLQIVITKAGELGYCVEHSAVDGTTIFAVIQYVQDQLTSTNMESMETEELPKAKRLDWLLSAELLEELRTLEIENKKTIQNYFIQVQNFDAFGIDEIKQLGFSPDSFFHMALQVAQYRTFSTMHSTYEAVSMRSFKEGRTECIRPSCTENLTLAKAIVEEQLEPRLVYRLMQNASTAHSVRLNKARKGFGVERHLFGLQQIFFMFGDELGIEKTPALFSDPGYLKMHHDFISTSNMTHPQVKSCVFGPVVEDGYGIFYVLLKNRLIVNFSSFSRDEEDTKLLARNLDGALKELRDIALAVK comes from the coding sequence ATGACATTCAAATTCCAAGAACATTTACCCCGAGTACCGATTCCTAAGCTCGTAGATACAAAACATAAACTGCTAGAAGCGATTGAAGCATTAGTTAGTGAAGATGAATTCAAAGAGACAAAGAAAATAATTCAACAGTTTTTTGAAGAAAGCGGGGAAGCGCAAATACTTCAAGAAAAGCTTCAGATTTGGCAAGAAGATTTTGCAGGCAGTTGGCTAAAACCTTTTTGGGATAATGTATATCTGGCATCTCGCGACCCGTTACATACAAGCAGTAATTTTAATATTTTACTCGACAATCAACAGTATCAAGTACTGACAATAGCAGAGTTAGCTGGCAAAGTGAGTCGCTTCGTAGCGGAGTTTTATCATTCGATCATGGATGAAAAAGCCGCACCTGAAATAATTCGGGGTATTCCGCTCGACATGAGCCAATACCCTAACATCTTCCGATCAGTTCGAATTCCTAAAGTTCACCGGGATAGACATTACGTCGCGGAATATTCGAAAGTAGAGAATCATATTAGCCTGTTGACTAATGGCAACATCTACTCAATTCCTGTAACCAATCAACGAGGTATGATTTATTCCAGTGAGGCATTATCTAATGTAATTGAAGAGATCCTCTCATTAAACGAACTGAAAGGAAATAATGTAGGGATATTCACTACTGCAATTAGAAATAAATCAGCGGATATTTATCGCCAACTTTCAGTAACTAAAGTCAATGCTGAAAGTTTGCAAAGCATAGCGAATTCACTAGTTGTACTATCTATAGATAAAGAAAGTGCAAATTCTGATGAAGCGATACAAAATCTATTACTGAGCGGCAAAAATAAATACTTTGATAAGACATTGCAAATCGTCATTACTAAAGCGGGTGAGCTAGGTTACTGTGTGGAGCATTCGGCAGTGGATGGAACTACGATTTTTGCGGTAATACAATATGTACAAGATCAGCTCACTTCAACTAATATGGAAAGCATGGAAACAGAAGAGCTTCCAAAAGCGAAAAGGCTAGACTGGCTACTCTCGGCTGAGTTACTGGAAGAGCTCCGTACTTTGGAAATAGAAAATAAAAAAACCATTCAAAATTATTTTATTCAAGTACAAAACTTTGATGCGTTTGGTATCGATGAAATAAAACAACTTGGATTCAGTCCGGATTCATTTTTCCATATGGCGCTACAAGTAGCCCAATATAGGACTTTTTCTACGATGCACAGCACATATGAAGCGGTGTCGATGCGTTCTTTCAAGGAAGGAAGAACCGAATGCATACGTCCTTCATGTACGGAAAACTTAACATTGGCTAAAGCGATAGTAGAGGAACAACTAGAACCTCGGCTAGTATATCGATTAATGCAAAATGCAAGTACTGCACATTCCGTTCGTTTAAATAAAGCACGAAAAGGGTTTGGTGTGGAAAGACATCTATTTGGATTACAACAAATTTTTTTCATGTTTGGAGATGAACTTGGGATTGAAAAAACACCTGCACTATTTTCTGATCCCGGCTATTTAAAGATGCATCATGATTTTATTTCCACTAGTAATATGACACATCCACAAGTCAAAAGTTGTGTGTTTGGACCAGTAGTAGAAGATGGCTATGGAATTTTTTATGTCTTATTGAAGAATCGATTGATAGTAAACTTTTCCAGTTTTAGCCGTGATGAAGAGGATACCAAGCTTCTTGCAAGAAATCTTGATGGAGCGCTGAAAGAACTGAGAGATATCGCATTAGCTGTCAAGTAA
- a CDS encoding helix-turn-helix domain-containing protein, which produces MVIIINIDVMLAKRKMSVTELSERVGITMANISILKNGKAKAIRLSTLDAICKALECQPGDILEYKMDEDTVSPVD; this is translated from the coding sequence ATGGTGATTATAATCAATATCGATGTGATGTTGGCCAAAAGAAAAATGAGTGTTACAGAACTTTCCGAGCGTGTTGGAATTACAATGGCAAACATTTCAATACTGAAAAATGGAAAGGCGAAAGCGATTCGACTATCGACTTTGGATGCGATTTGTAAGGCTTTAGAGTGTCAGCCAGGCGATATATTAGAATACAAAATGGATGAAGATACTGTAAGTCCAGTAGATTAG
- a CDS encoding DUF2975 domain-containing protein, with protein sequence MKRGTTLFLKIAVILIGIPVLALCIFLLPQLAIEAKEATERGWNFAYAVYSILLVIYISVIPFYFALYQTFKLLNFIDENQAFSELSVRALKKIKYCAIIISSLYVVAFPFVFIMAEIDDAPGLVIVGMIPIFASMVIAVFAAVLHRLLKEAIDIKEENDLIV encoded by the coding sequence ATGAAACGAGGAACAACACTATTTTTAAAGATAGCCGTCATTTTAATTGGTATTCCAGTTCTTGCTTTGTGTATATTTTTGTTACCGCAGTTAGCAATTGAAGCAAAGGAAGCTACGGAAAGAGGGTGGAATTTTGCTTATGCGGTATATAGTATTTTACTAGTCATCTATATTTCCGTGATTCCATTTTATTTTGCATTGTACCAAACCTTTAAACTACTAAACTTTATTGATGAGAACCAAGCTTTCTCTGAGTTATCTGTTAGGGCTTTAAAGAAAATCAAATACTGTGCGATCATAATTAGCAGCTTATATGTAGTGGCCTTTCCATTCGTTTTTATCATGGCAGAGATAGACGACGCCCCTGGTCTTGTAATAGTTGGAATGATTCCTATTTTTGCTTCCATGGTGATTGCAGTCTTTGCTGCTGTTCTCCATAGGCTTTTAAAAGAAGCGATAGATATAAAAGAGGAAAATGATTTAATAGTCTGA
- a CDS encoding VOC family protein: MAVDIYLTFNGNCRQAVEFYTEVFETEKPDIMTFGDQSPNPKYPLPEEAKNLIMHTRLAIEGSTVMFSDTFPGSPFTLGNNISLAYQCDEAEKLKMIYEKLKEDGTVGMELQETFWAKLYGSVTDKFGVIWQLSLNNEDATY, encoded by the coding sequence ATGGCTGTCGATATTTATTTAACGTTTAATGGAAATTGCCGTCAAGCTGTTGAATTTTACACAGAGGTTTTTGAAACAGAAAAACCTGATATTATGACTTTTGGAGATCAATCTCCAAATCCAAAATACCCTCTTCCAGAAGAAGCCAAAAACTTAATTATGCATACGCGTTTAGCTATTGAAGGAAGTACTGTGATGTTTTCAGATACGTTCCCTGGTTCTCCCTTTACGCTGGGCAACAATATAAGCCTAGCTTACCAATGTGACGAAGCGGAAAAGTTAAAAATGATTTACGAAAAACTCAAAGAAGATGGAACAGTTGGGATGGAGCTCCAAGAGACTTTCTGGGCAAAACTTTATGGTAGTGTCACGGATAAATTCGGTGTAATTTGGCAATTGAGTTTAAACAATGAAGACGCAACGTATTAA
- a CDS encoding VOC family protein, translated as MGRVVHFEIHVDDMERAQKFYGDVFGWTFQDWSEYAGMPYYGTVTGDSELGVDGALMQRQGPRPERNQPLNGYACTMGVDDYDSTEVKILGGGGSVVLPKYALPGMAWQGYYLDAEGNIFGLHQPDKNAK; from the coding sequence ATGGGAAGAGTAGTTCACTTTGAAATTCACGTAGACGACATGGAAAGGGCACAAAAGTTTTATGGAGATGTATTCGGATGGACTTTTCAGGACTGGAGTGAGTATGCAGGAATGCCTTATTACGGAACAGTGACTGGTGATAGTGAGCTTGGAGTGGATGGAGCCTTGATGCAACGTCAAGGTCCGCGTCCCGAACGTAACCAACCACTAAATGGCTATGCTTGTACTATGGGAGTCGATGATTATGATTCGACTGAAGTGAAAATTCTTGGTGGCGGAGGTAGTGTTGTCTTACCCAAATACGCGTTGCCAGGAATGGCTTGGCAAGGCTATTATTTGGATGCCGAGGGTAATATTTTTGGACTTCATCAACCAGATAAAAACGCAAAATAA
- a CDS encoding VOC family protein: MKDVKPFLMFQGGTAEEAMKYYTSLIEDSEIKSITRYGVEGPGEEGTVIQAVFSIKGQEFMCIDSHIDHEFTFTPSFSIYLTCDTEKEIDSLYEKMMQNGTALMPLNNYGFSKKFGWLNDQFGISWQLNLPE, translated from the coding sequence ATGAAGGACGTAAAACCATTTTTAATGTTTCAAGGCGGTACTGCGGAAGAAGCTATGAAATACTACACTTCACTCATCGAGGACTCAGAAATTAAAAGCATTACGCGATATGGAGTTGAAGGACCTGGTGAAGAAGGTACAGTTATACAAGCAGTGTTTTCTATAAAGGGACAAGAGTTCATGTGCATCGACAGCCATATTGATCATGAGTTTACGTTTACACCATCTTTTTCTATTTATCTAACGTGTGATACTGAAAAAGAAATTGACAGTCTTTATGAAAAAATGATGCAAAACGGTACAGCGCTCATGCCTTTAAATAACTATGGGTTCAGTAAAAAATTCGGATGGCTGAATGATCAGTTCGGTATTTCTTGGCAGTTGAACTTACCAGAGTAA
- a CDS encoding enoyl-CoA hydratase produces MGNKVVLEKRSDGIAVILLNRPEAANALSVEMLNGLYDALLECRYDREIRAVIITGTGEKAFCAGADLKERAGMNLVDVRKTVSLIRQTINSVESLPQPVIAAVNGVALGGGTELALACDIRIVAETAKFGLTETSLGIIPGAGGTQRLPRLIGKGRAKELIFTARRVEATEALEIGLAEYMVASDQLMNKALTVGRQIAANGPLAVTQAKFAIDHGYDVELQTGLAIEQNAYEVTIPSKDRLEGLQAFKEKRKPVYTGE; encoded by the coding sequence ATGGGTAATAAAGTAGTATTAGAGAAGCGCAGCGACGGAATTGCGGTCATTTTATTGAATCGTCCGGAAGCGGCGAATGCATTATCAGTCGAGATGCTGAACGGGCTCTACGATGCGTTGCTGGAATGTCGCTATGACCGGGAAATCCGCGCTGTAATTATAACCGGTACCGGCGAAAAAGCTTTTTGTGCGGGTGCTGATTTAAAAGAACGCGCAGGAATGAATCTAGTTGATGTACGCAAGACAGTTTCATTAATCCGCCAGACGATTAACAGCGTTGAATCATTGCCACAGCCGGTCATCGCCGCAGTCAACGGCGTTGCGCTCGGCGGCGGGACAGAACTGGCGCTAGCATGCGACATCCGCATTGTAGCAGAGACGGCAAAGTTCGGATTGACGGAAACTTCGCTCGGCATTATTCCGGGAGCCGGCGGTACGCAGCGTCTTCCGAGATTGATCGGCAAAGGACGGGCAAAAGAGCTGATTTTCACAGCGCGTAGAGTTGAAGCGACAGAAGCATTGGAAATCGGGCTGGCTGAATATATGGTGGCGTCTGATCAGTTGATGAATAAAGCGCTTACTGTCGGGAGACAAATCGCAGCGAACGGCCCGCTGGCAGTTACGCAGGCGAAGTTCGCGATCGACCACGGCTATGACGTCGAACTACAGACTGGGCTCGCAATCGAACAGAACGCTTATGAAGTGACAATTCCTTCAAAAGACCGACTCGAAGGACTACAGGCTTTCAAGGAAAAACGCAAGCCTGTATATACTGGCGAATGA
- a CDS encoding acyl-CoA carboxylase subunit beta → MTTDTKSLQQALNERVEQIEKGGAQKYHEKNAEQGKMFVRDRLKLLFDSDLEIEDGQFANCMAGDLPADGVVTGMGKINGQVVCVMANDSTIKAGSWGARTVEKIIRIQETAEKLNVPLVYLVDSAGARITDQVEMFPGRRGAGKIFYNQVKLSGRIPQICVLFGPSAAGGAYIPAFCDIVIMVDKNASMYLGSPRMAEMVIGEKVTLEEMGGARMHCSTSGCGDVLAKSEEDAITAARRYLSYFPANYSEKPPVRDAVAPKQLDKALEEIIPKNENAPFNMHDLIKGIIDEDSFFEIKKLFAGELITGLARIDGKAVGIIANQPRVKGGVLFHDSADKAAKFINLCDAFHIPLLFLVDVPGFMIGTKVERAGIIRHGAKMISAMSEATVPKISVIVRKAYGAGLYAMAGPAFEPDACLALPSASIAVMGPDAAINAVYANKIAALPEEERAAYIEEKRNEYKEDIDIYHLASEMIIDGIIPADSLRVELITRYEAYATKYIQFTDRKHPVYPV, encoded by the coding sequence ATGACAACAGATACGAAATCTTTGCAGCAAGCATTGAATGAAAGAGTAGAGCAGATTGAAAAAGGTGGTGCGCAGAAATACCATGAGAAAAATGCGGAACAAGGGAAAATGTTCGTCCGGGATCGCTTGAAATTATTATTCGATTCAGATCTTGAAATCGAAGACGGCCAATTCGCGAACTGCATGGCGGGCGATCTTCCTGCTGACGGTGTTGTAACAGGAATGGGGAAGATTAACGGCCAAGTTGTTTGCGTCATGGCGAATGATTCCACTATCAAAGCAGGCTCATGGGGCGCACGGACAGTGGAAAAAATTATCCGCATCCAAGAAACTGCTGAAAAATTAAATGTGCCGCTCGTTTATTTAGTCGATTCAGCAGGCGCACGGATTACGGATCAAGTCGAAATGTTCCCGGGTCGTCGCGGTGCAGGTAAAATTTTCTACAACCAAGTAAAATTATCCGGCCGCATTCCGCAAATCTGCGTCTTGTTCGGGCCGTCAGCTGCTGGTGGCGCATATATCCCGGCGTTTTGCGATATCGTCATTATGGTAGACAAAAATGCTTCGATGTACCTTGGCTCACCGCGCATGGCGGAAATGGTCATCGGTGAAAAAGTAACGCTCGAAGAAATGGGCGGAGCGCGCATGCACTGCTCAACTTCGGGATGCGGCGATGTGCTCGCAAAAAGCGAAGAAGACGCAATCACAGCTGCGCGGAGATACTTATCGTATTTCCCGGCAAACTACTCGGAGAAGCCACCTGTACGTGATGCAGTGGCGCCGAAACAGCTGGATAAGGCGCTGGAAGAAATCATTCCAAAAAATGAAAATGCTCCGTTTAATATGCACGACTTGATCAAAGGAATTATCGATGAAGATTCATTTTTCGAGATTAAGAAACTGTTTGCAGGCGAGCTCATTACTGGCCTTGCGCGCATCGACGGAAAAGCAGTCGGTATTATCGCGAACCAACCGCGCGTTAAAGGTGGCGTGCTATTCCACGACTCTGCCGACAAAGCGGCAAAGTTCATCAACCTTTGCGACGCATTCCACATTCCGCTGCTATTCTTAGTCGACGTGCCTGGATTCATGATTGGTACTAAAGTAGAACGCGCAGGCATCATCCGCCACGGGGCGAAAATGATTTCTGCGATGTCAGAAGCGACAGTACCAAAAATTTCCGTCATTGTCCGCAAAGCATACGGCGCAGGGTTATACGCCATGGCAGGCCCGGCATTTGAACCGGACGCGTGTTTAGCACTACCATCCGCTTCCATCGCGGTCATGGGGCCGGACGCAGCGATCAACGCAGTCTACGCAAATAAAATCGCCGCGCTACCTGAAGAAGAGCGTGCAGCTTATATTGAAGAGAAACGCAACGAATACAAAGAAGATATTGATATTTACCATTTAGCTTCCGAAATGATTATTGACGGCATCATCCCGGCAGATTCACTGCGCGTTGAGCTGATTACGCGTTACGAAGCGTATGCGACGAAATATATCCAGTTTACAGACCGTAAGCATCCGGTTTATCCGGTGTGA
- a CDS encoding MFS transporter, translating to MDVTVTKASKTTKEQWIQYLALVFSAFIAVEAMAFQAPAVPVISMHFQIPSHLAGLIVLSFYIMSATLYPITGRLADKYGRKKVLLIGMLIFAISEFAAAVSPTFSFLIVARMFQGVGVACIFPIVIAFIGVIFQEDKRGMASGVFNSVQAIGAMLGAGLAGFLIKVYGWPVIYWVSGGLATLGFIVILIFVKESKGVVTGKLDYLGSMMLFIIAGTILSVSTLVGQFGFTSPITLITLGAGLLTIFLLWIYSNRIANPIIELSLLKKKAFAIIILIYLIYTAAMQLLLYSMSFFLTLRPDGDVAHSGLFFMFNSGAAVIGGLIVGKLADKLNNKKLLIATFTFPLVAMILFTRIDAFTPISTILLIAAFFGIGAATAIIIKFALQNIPSTKYGSGSGLLAIVRDFGAPLGSTTGIVMFSHFNSNAKTSSLVQQATDAGVSPELMGAVEQAAVTNGATISEALATELTTLGIKFEDLISTALGQGATEAVQNLSYTVAGFFVVILLLVMMIPQKKETATVIAAIPLDESLKTN from the coding sequence ATGGACGTAACTGTAACTAAAGCAAGTAAGACAACAAAAGAACAATGGATACAATATCTCGCATTAGTATTTAGTGCCTTTATTGCAGTTGAAGCTATGGCTTTCCAAGCACCTGCTGTACCTGTTATTTCTATGCATTTTCAAATCCCTTCTCATTTAGCAGGCCTTATTGTTTTATCGTTTTATATTATGTCGGCTACCCTCTATCCAATAACGGGCAGGTTGGCAGATAAATATGGACGTAAAAAAGTACTACTAATAGGCATGCTCATTTTCGCAATTTCTGAATTTGCTGCAGCGGTTAGCCCAACGTTTTCTTTTTTAATTGTAGCTAGAATGTTCCAAGGCGTTGGTGTAGCTTGTATTTTCCCGATCGTCATTGCATTTATCGGTGTAATCTTCCAAGAGGATAAACGGGGGATGGCATCTGGAGTTTTCAACTCTGTCCAAGCGATTGGTGCTATGTTAGGCGCAGGACTTGCTGGGTTTTTAATCAAAGTTTATGGTTGGCCCGTCATTTATTGGGTTAGTGGCGGCTTAGCTACACTTGGTTTTATTGTTATTTTAATCTTCGTTAAAGAGTCAAAAGGTGTTGTAACAGGTAAATTAGATTACTTAGGCAGTATGATGCTGTTTATTATTGCGGGGACTATTTTATCTGTCTCTACACTAGTTGGACAGTTTGGATTTACGTCTCCAATTACACTCATTACTTTAGGAGCGGGTCTGCTAACTATTTTCCTTCTCTGGATATATAGCAACCGAATTGCAAACCCCATTATAGAATTATCTTTATTAAAGAAGAAAGCTTTTGCAATAATCATTTTGATTTATTTAATTTATACAGCTGCTATGCAATTGTTGCTATATTCAATGAGCTTCTTCCTCACTTTGCGTCCTGACGGTGATGTTGCTCATAGTGGATTATTTTTCATGTTCAACTCTGGTGCAGCAGTAATTGGTGGTTTAATTGTAGGTAAGTTGGCCGATAAATTGAACAACAAAAAGCTATTAATTGCTACTTTCACATTCCCATTAGTCGCAATGATTTTATTTACAAGAATCGATGCATTTACACCTATTTCTACAATCCTGTTGATAGCAGCGTTTTTCGGTATCGGTGCCGCGACGGCCATTATTATCAAATTCGCTTTACAAAATATACCTTCTACAAAATATGGATCCGGTTCTGGGTTATTGGCTATTGTCCGGGATTTTGGAGCTCCACTTGGTTCCACAACAGGTATAGTAATGTTCTCTCATTTTAATAGCAATGCAAAAACCTCATCTTTAGTACAACAAGCAACAGATGCTGGCGTATCCCCAGAGTTAATGGGTGCAGTAGAACAGGCTGCCGTTACAAATGGCGCAACAATTAGTGAAGCCTTAGCTACTGAACTAACTACGTTAGGTATAAAATTTGAAGATCTAATATCAACAGCTCTCGGACAAGGAGCAACTGAAGCTGTTCAAAATCTATCATACACAGTGGCTGGTTTCTTCGTTGTAATTCTGTTACTAGTCATGATGATTCCACAGAAGAAAGAAACCGCCACTGTGATTGCAGCTATTCCTCTTGATGAGAGTTTGAAAACAAATTAA
- a CDS encoding DUF3885 domain-containing protein — MKALELYLAENFSGIELAPALFYETKSAIRFEISASIAFDEPDFLKQAFHRSSTLFEAVFEDEDEIILVTDVHTTNHFLRKKPLNVYSKYVKRKQLLYTLRFSTIPNFHGDEEEKLVTHRFSLSCKRQDIRYKQLLKAICYEDFDSPTTILKQNSGSGYDIFFINQSKNIIYHLYDDRGCDIIASDRESIRFLYEQYTDWILDYDKQEVDKDFSLHNES; from the coding sequence ATGAAAGCTTTAGAATTATATTTAGCGGAAAATTTCTCTGGGATTGAACTGGCTCCTGCTCTATTTTACGAAACTAAAAGCGCTATACGCTTTGAAATTTCAGCATCTATTGCATTTGATGAACCAGATTTTTTAAAACAAGCATTCCATCGCTCCAGTACTTTATTCGAAGCGGTATTTGAAGACGAAGATGAAATTATACTAGTCACAGATGTTCATACAACCAATCATTTTCTACGTAAAAAACCGTTGAATGTCTATTCCAAGTATGTAAAACGAAAACAATTGCTATATACATTACGATTTTCTACGATTCCTAATTTCCATGGTGATGAGGAAGAAAAGCTTGTAACGCATCGTTTTTCACTTTCTTGTAAGAGACAGGATATTCGATATAAACAATTGCTGAAAGCGATTTGTTACGAAGATTTCGACAGTCCCACAACAATTTTAAAACAGAATTCTGGAAGTGGTTATGATATATTTTTTATTAATCAATCAAAGAATATTATTTATCACCTATATGACGATCGCGGGTGTGATATCATAGCGTCTGATAGGGAGTCCATTCGCTTTCTCTATGAACAATATACTGACTGGATTCTTGATTATGATAAGCAGGAAGTGGATAAAGACTTTTCGTTACACAATGAAAGCTAA
- a CDS encoding SET domain-containing protein: protein MIEVKLSPIGEGEFNRGVFAKCDIKKGQLLHEAPVISYPNEQHQHIEKTVLADYAFEYGENHTAVLLGYGMLFNHSYEPNATYDINFDHHTFDFFAYKDIKAGEEILINYNGDVDDEEQLWFNDDYDGTAND, encoded by the coding sequence GTGATAGAAGTAAAACTTTCTCCAATTGGCGAAGGGGAATTCAATAGGGGCGTATTCGCGAAATGCGATATCAAAAAAGGGCAGCTGTTACACGAGGCGCCAGTGATTTCCTATCCAAATGAACAACATCAACATATTGAAAAAACCGTTCTAGCTGACTATGCTTTCGAATATGGAGAAAACCATACGGCTGTCCTGCTTGGCTACGGAATGTTATTTAATCATTCCTATGAACCAAATGCGACCTATGATATTAATTTTGATCATCATACATTTGATTTCTTTGCATACAAAGATATTAAAGCTGGAGAAGAGATTTTGATCAACTATAATGGCGATGTTGACGATGAAGAGCAATTATGGTTTAATGACGATTATGATGGTACAGCTAACGATTAA
- a CDS encoding hydroxymethylglutaryl-CoA lyase, translating into MKWPETITIKEVGPRDGLQNEKIFIPTEDKIVWINELSKSGLTSIEVTSFVNPKWIPALADANDVMAGINREPGVSYSALVPNRQGLERAFAADIDEAAVFMSASETHNLKNINKTIAETLPVLKEIVQDANAAGKKTRGYVSTVFGCPYEGVVDMEAVVRVSESLFDMGIDELSLGDTIGVANPRQVQEVLDVLLKRFPADKLAMHFHDTHGTALANVLASLDMGITIFDSSAGGLGGCPYAPGASGNAATDDVLYMLHGMGIHTGVDEKKILAASAFIQEKIGKALPSKNLQAAGAHDK; encoded by the coding sequence ATGAAATGGCCTGAAACGATTACGATTAAAGAAGTCGGGCCGCGCGACGGACTGCAGAACGAAAAAATCTTCATTCCGACAGAAGACAAAATCGTCTGGATTAATGAGCTCTCTAAAAGCGGCCTGACATCGATTGAAGTGACGTCTTTCGTCAATCCGAAATGGATTCCAGCGCTTGCGGACGCAAATGACGTGATGGCGGGCATTAATCGGGAGCCTGGGGTCTCTTACTCGGCACTCGTCCCGAACCGCCAAGGACTTGAACGGGCTTTTGCAGCGGATATCGATGAAGCGGCGGTGTTTATGTCGGCGAGCGAAACGCATAATTTGAAAAATATTAATAAAACGATCGCGGAGACACTACCTGTATTAAAAGAAATTGTCCAAGACGCGAATGCAGCAGGCAAGAAGACGAGAGGCTATGTGTCTACTGTGTTCGGCTGTCCGTATGAAGGCGTGGTAGATATGGAAGCGGTCGTCCGTGTGTCGGAGTCGCTGTTTGACATGGGTATTGACGAATTGTCGCTAGGCGATACGATCGGCGTTGCGAATCCGCGACAAGTCCAAGAAGTACTTGACGTGCTATTGAAACGTTTTCCGGCAGACAAATTGGCGATGCATTTTCATGATACGCACGGGACAGCTTTAGCCAATGTCCTAGCGTCGCTTGATATGGGCATTACGATATTCGATAGTTCGGCTGGCGGGCTCGGCGGCTGTCCCTACGCACCAGGTGCTTCAGGCAACGCGGCGACAGACGATGTATTGTATATGCTGCATGGTATGGGTATTCATACCGGCGTCGATGAAAAGAAAATTTTAGCAGCATCCGCGTTTATTCAAGAAAAAATCGGCAAGGCGCTTCCAAGTAAAAACTTGCAAGCTGCCGGTGCGCATGATAAGTGA